In Chlorocebus sabaeus isolate Y175 chromosome 11, mChlSab1.0.hap1, whole genome shotgun sequence, one DNA window encodes the following:
- the NTS gene encoding neurotensin/neuromedin N, with amino-acid sequence MMAGTKIQLICMLLLAFSSWSLCSDSEEEMKALEADLLTSMHTSKISKAHVPSWKMTLLNVCSLVNNLNSPAEETGEVHEEQLITRRKLPTALDGFSLEAMLTIYQLHKICHSRAFQHWELIQEDILDTGNDKNEKEEVIKRKIPYILKRQLYENKPRRPYILKRDSYYY; translated from the exons ATGATGGCAGGAACGAAAATCCAGCTTATATGCATGCTACTCCTGGCTTTCAGTTCCTGGAGTCTTTGCTCAG ATTCAGAGGAGGAAATGAAAGCATTAGAAGCAGATTTATTGACCAGCATGCATACATCAAag aTTAGTAAAGCACATGTTCCCTCTTGGAAGATGACTCTGCTAAATGTTTGCAGTCTTGTAAATAATTTGAACAGCCCAGCTGAGGAAACAGGAGAAGTTCATGAAGAGCAGCTTATTACAAGAAGGAAACTTCCCACTGCTTTAGATGGCTTTAGCTTGGAAGCAATGTTGACAATATACCAGCTCCACAAAATCTGTCACAGCAGGGCTTTTCAACACTGGGAG TTAATCCAGGAAGATATTCTTGATACTggaaatgacaaaaatgaaaaggaagaagtcataaagagaaaaattccTTATATTCTCAAACGGCAGTTGTATGAGAATAAACCCAGAAGACCCTACATACTCAAAAGAGATTCTTACTACTACTGA